From Daphnia magna isolate NIES linkage group LG2, ASM2063170v1.1, whole genome shotgun sequence:
TATTGTAGTTCTAACATGAACGCTAAGTCTATTGCAGGCTATTCGCCGCTTTAATACAATCACAtatatttgtttaaatttgcACATCGAAGTTCATTCTGGAATTCGACACAAAATGTATAACTATTACAAGGATGTTGTTCTAGCATTTGCGGTAACATCGAAGTTCATGTTGAGTGATATGCTGCTGAATACTTCGTGCTACAGCGGAAAACCATTGTAGCTATTGCCGCACAACTCTCGGGAAAGAATAATAGAAGCAGATAGAAGCTGAAAGTTGCTTGAAATTTTATAACAAGTCATTGTGTTACAAGCTAAGCTAAGATGAAAATTCCCTCAATGGCTATGTAATATAAATTAGGTATAATATTTCATCTAGCGCACAGAATTCAGCAAACATCCAACACCGTCGACCGTCGTCATAGTCTCATGAGTTTGTGACGCAAGACGGCGCTTTTCGAAACGAAATCTACGTCGAACTTTCTAGTATCACGAATCGTCTGCAAAATTAAATACGTTGAATTGCGTTTTTTCTGTTGCATCATTTGTGTTGTCACTACTGATCAGTCAGCAGCTTCATATTCTCCATACTGTTATATATTGCTCAGACTGGTAAATTAGGAAGAATTGTTATCAAAGAACTTTTCACATAGATTACAACTATTTTTCTCAACTGTAGGAATTTGGTGTTCCAAAGCTTGATTGTTGATAAGTCCACGAAACTTAAAATGTTGTCGACCTACGTTGTCCGTAGTGGTTTGACGAATTTTGTTGGGAAAACTTCCCTGAAACAAGCTACTGTGCTGTTCTCAAAGCCAAATATCTACAGCTCAACATCAAGACAATTGAATAATCAGACTCGTGGGAGTTTAACACGCAGAGCTACTAGATCCCGCTCTCTGAAAGAAATTGCAATGGCTCCAGCTGGAGAAGGAGGTAAGTGTTTGTTATTTTGCTCATTTTCAGTCTTTGTCACCAACTGAAACAAATTTCCAACAAAATTGCAGCATTTAGTCTTGGTAAAGGATTAGTTTTAGGAGCATCTGGTCTTGGGCTTGGTGCTCTTTGCTTCTATGGGTTAGGATTTGCCTCTGAACCTGGGGCAATTGATAGATCTGTGTAAGTTgatgtgtgtttgtttttatcacCCTTGTTTTTTCAGTTTACTTGAggtatgttttgtttttatgatCCTTTTTCAGGATGTGGCCTGAGTATGTTAAAGATAGGATAAGGACAACATACATGTACTTCGGAGGTTCCATAATGTTGACAGCTGCTTCAGCAATGGCTTGTTTTCGCAGTCCTCTAATTATGAAGGCAGTAATGGGAAATTCTTGGGTGGTAAGAGTCTCAAACTTAGGGGTgccagaaaatgaaattgtatTAGTAATTTGTTTAATCATTTAGGTCATTTTGGGCAGCATTGCTGCAATGATTGGTACAGGAATGATAGTTCGCAGTATACCATATCAACCAGGGGTTGGGTCGAAGCAAGCTGCTTGGGCACTCCATTCGGCTGTTATTGGTGCCGTTGTTGCCCCATTATGTTTTCTAGGTGGCCCATTGCTTCTCCGAGCTGCAGTGTAAAAAATTCCATAAGACATTCAGTATCACTATCGTACAATCAATATCTTTTCCGTATTAGGTACACGGCAGGAATTGTTGGTGGATTATCCACTGTAGCTGTTTGTGCTCCGAGTGAGAAATTTTTGAACATGGGAGGACCTTTGGCCATTGGTTTTGGCGCAGTCTTTGCCGCATCACTTGGAAGTGAGTCACTTATTTTCAAATCTTATCTAAGCATTTTATGAACCGTTTTGTTCGACTTTTCGAAGGCATGTTCTTACCACCTACTACGGCGCTCGGAGCTGGCCTCTATTCCGTCGCTCTTTACGGTGGCCTGGTAATTTCTAAAAAGATATGTACGTACATATCTTTATCCTTAATCGAACTTCTCTGTTAAGGTTCTCTTTTCCGCATTCTTGCTTTacgacacccaaaaaattgtacacGCTGCCGAAGTTCACTCTCCTTATTCTGCTCGGCCCTTCGATCCCGTCAATGCGTAAGAATTTCCTCTTTATGTTATTCGTTATAGTGACTTTTATTCAACGGAATTGTTTTTAGATCCATTTCAATTTATATGGACACTATCAACATTTTCGTCAGGATTGCCAGTATTTTGGCTGGAAACAACAGGAAACGTTAAATTGCGACATTGGAaggtttcccttttttctcccttttcactGTAAATTTCCGATAATGAATTGAATGATCGAGTGAATAATGAAATGAAACCgtgattcagaatggtattgTACCATTAACAGAGGTATAAGGATGTTATAGttattcattctttttcttattgcACTTCTTTAATGCAGCAATTTTAGATCTGAAAACCCATAAAGTAGCGGGAAACTTTGGTGTAGTAGATAAACCAGTTAGGAGTGGCATTATACGCTTATATACAGTGTGTAAAGGAAAAAGTATCACGTGTGGATTAAAAAGACAAACGAGAAATAAATCACCAGACAACTAGCACGCAAGGAAATCCTTCTGGCGAGTTGGAGAGTGCTTAGTCGCTCCTGGTATTTCTACATTGCAGCGAAGGAGACGAAAATAATGTGCTGTGGAAAGGCACTGTTCTGGAACCGGCTTGTCTCATGAGGGCACTGTGACACTACGTGTTACATTGCCCGCATGAGATGCGTGTTTGTTCATAGTCAGATAATCCGATCGACTTCACAGTTCGATGGGAGCTTCCTGTTTTCCGGGATAGGGATTTTCAATGAAGGAAACAGTAAACAGAAACTGAAAATGATTGCCTTACCAGTTTTGGGAAAACATCCGTCAGTTGTCGACTGTAAAGATCCCTTAACCGCATTGAATCCTAGTTGGTAAAAAGATTCAGTTATCGTGTATCCAAACAAATTGTTGTctctttcagttttttttagCCGAATCAGGtacaagaaggaaaaacaGTACCTCGATGTGTGACTGCACTAGCTGTTTCACGTTTATGTCGTCCTCGTCATCCCCGAAGGGATCAACCGCAGCTCTCCCAAAACAGAGCCAAGCAAAGTAAACAAAGAACTGTGGTTCGCCGAAGGAAAGTAGCACGCATGAACGTGTGGCTCTTCAAGGGCCGTCACAAACctattaacttttttttttctattattacCTGTAGCCCGGGCATGAGAGGTATATAGGCAACTACAGCGTCAGAAATGGGTGCATCTTCTTTGCTGAAATTTCGAGCCATTAAAGTTATGCAACCAAAACCGTAAACCGCCAGGATGACAGCCTGAATAAGCAAAAATATACGATTCCCAAATGATATTACAGATTCACAGAGTAAAAGAAGATAGGCTCATTCATGCTTGCACCTGAATGAGAGCAGGCGAAATGTTCTGGGTGGCAAATTTGATGGTATTTCCGCAGCTCTTCTTAAAGGCCATGATTATCTCTACGTTCTTAAGGTGATTGATTTCAGAAAAGTATCTACTTTTTAAGAAAGTTTCCTTCAGCAGTAACAGTATCCCTTGACAGCACAAAGGGTCATGAGAATATGAGTTAATTCTTAATGTTGGAGAAACTAAATAGACGAATTCTTACAATCAACAACAATGAGAGGATGAGGTGTGGTATTGCTGGTAAGTTCTGGGTTTTCCATgacctctctctcttcttgtGTTAGTAATCCTCGtttattaaagtaaaaatataGTTTGAACGAAACAATTTTCACCGTTTCGCTGCTGTAAAAGAAAACAGGAAACGAAATTTTCATCTCACCTGCATTTTGTAAAGACATAAGATCTGGATAAATTGTCCGCAGGGGTTTACAAACGAGCCGAAAAGTTAGAACCCACGTTAGGACTTGCCATCTGGAATATTTCTCTATGATAATAGGTCCCTTTGGCATTGGcgaaaataaattcaaatagCATCTCATAACAATCTACGATAacagttttttgttgttgtttttgcttACTTCAGGTAAACCTGGTTTCAAAGATAAGATAAACATTGTGATAGACTTGGCTATTCCAGGTATCGTAATTTGCATAGTGAATAGACGTTGCATAGTAGTCGATGTGAAAAAACCCAACATGATCATCAAATTGATGCTACGAGAGTAGCCGGAGCAATGTTCAGCTAATACTCTAAAATTCCTGGTAGTAAAAGGATGAATAGATTTCGCGGTGAGCTGTAAAGACATTGGATGTTAAACATGCATGAGAGTCTATacttttttccatcttcattAAGGACGAATTGATACAAAATGCTCAGCAATATGTACGTTAATGCGTATATGAGAAGATGCTTCCAAATTAGTTGGTAAACGCTCCTTCTCCATCTGTGTaaataattagtaaaaaaaaatgtccttcATTTGTCCAGGAACAAAACGCTTACCTGAGCAGAACAGATTTGAAGCTACCTCCTACAGGGCTGTCACTAATCTCTGTCTTTCCATCTTCCGTGTTAGACATCggagacattttaaaaaacacggACTTATTAGAACTATTTCTCATGTCGCCAGATGAGAGGTTATGTGGGAGCGTTCAAACTACGGACGTAAATCCACTGGCTATCTGTCGAACCAACTTGCGGAAGAGACGCGTACTGACGTGGTTCTATGGCTCGACGGTTCGATTATAAGACAAGCACTCCGATATCGGCAATCTCTTCCTCTGCAATGCGGAGCGCACCTGATTCGCCAATTGCGgaacgatgaaaaagaataagaaagtTGAATTACGGAATTCGATTCGAGGAGAAAATCGTACGTTAAAACTAGAAAACGAATAGTAGACTGTACTCAGTTCGTAATAAATGGTCTATTGTTGCACATACAGCTGCCCCACTTCCCACAAATTATCGTCTCGGTCgggaaaataaatagaacATGCGGTCAATAGTACTCTCAAGTCTAAAACTCCAAGAAGTTGACACACAGTGCCAAAAAAGCCCTCATTGAAAATTTGCTATCTAAAAATTAagttatacattttttaagattaagagattttttaagaaaaaaggttTAAAAGGTTTATTGATTTGTGCTTTGGACGCAAGTTTATTGAAAGTTGCGCAGGAGCGCACATaacgaaaaagaataaaacaacaacTTAATAGGGTTTTCGCAATATGAGCATTACGAATTAGAGAGGGCAATGTGCGGCTAAGGAGGAAGAACATAGAGAAGAGGAGAACGCATATGCTACAGGTCGTTTCCCATTTTTCATATGCACGAGCGAGAGAGACATTTAatcattcaaaaataaaaatagacaTTCTCTTTTCCTACAGGCTCTGCGGCGATGTAGGATTGTAACCAGACCCTTATTGATTGCCACACAGTGACACGGAAGTATATATGACATATAGTTTCTTTGAAACTAGCAAGTTAATTTACCTAGTTGCGTTCTTCaaagttgaaagaaaaagagaaagcaaTAACTGTGTGCAAACCACTATTATTTGTTCTTTCAAAATTATGTTTAGGGTACAAATCGATGTGCCTAAGGCAGCGGTTGCATAAAGGACATAATACGAGTAATAGTGCCAGACAAGcaaccgaaagaaaaaaaaaactagtaaGAAAAAGCGCGGTTGGCAACATTCCGCACAGTGTACAGCTGATAGATCCGGAGTAGACCAAATAGTTTTAAGGGATTTACATTTAACGTATTAGCGTGAAGTATTACTAAGATTTTAAATACAGCATAAATAGTTAGTCATCCTTCAGAGTATCACAAAAAGCTAAGTAACAAAGAATATTGGATAGTCGAGCAGACATTTCGAAATTCGGTACTCAAAATccaaggaaaaacaaaaccaaaaacaagtCTGCATTATGCAAGCATTACTATGTATTTTAAGGGGTAAAAAAACGTTCAACACAAGATGACAAGTTCTTAACCTTCTAACTTCTAACTCTTCACTTTCTTTTCCAAATTCTTACTATGCAGCCAGGCACATATAATATATTGCTCAATCTTTGATTTACACAAATACTTGAATATCGTTGTCGCTCTCctttaaaataaacacaaattCAACACAAACTCCCTAGTCCCTACACAATCAAGTTAAAATGCTAAAAATACGCGCGCATTTTCTCAGGGTTCCATGCTTAAGAGTCATCTAGCAAGGGTCTAGTAAAGCGCCTTACAAGTACAAGCAGACAGGCATAACTTGAAAATTTGacagtataaaaaaaaaaaacaaacaaaacaataataatgaacAACGTCTTTCGCTGCCCACCTCAAACATAGTTATAAATCTACGGTATAACTTTTACAAATCAAAGAATACTCCGAATGTCCGAAAGGATCTAGGGAATTTCATTTTCCATGCATAATGAAAGAAATGGCAAGCTTTTCCACTATTATTGTATTGCTTTTCTCCTTTAACATTCATGTCATCCAAGGATATTATTATGACAAAGGTAATAAAGAAATATCAGTTTTAGGTAGAAATGTATACATCATATTTGGTTGataaaatcatttgaaaaataaggTACGGTGCAGACCATAACAAAATGTCCTGGATACTATTGTGGAAGGTATCAGATCCCGGGTAGAGatttcattatattatttTCCTTTAATAAATGTTACAACATAACTAGATAATTTTCAATCAGGTGATAATGAAACAAGTCTATGGAGCTCATGCGGTCCCTGCCCAAGAGGTTCAAGAGTCAACAGTACATGGGCTTGCTCTGAATGCACCAGTTCTCCAACTGCTTATGATTGGATGTATCTTTGCTTTATGGTTGTTATAGGTATGAAACTGCTCAATTTACATTGCtctataaaaatttttccattGTATTTTTGTCTCAAACATATAGGTTTGTTGGCTCAGTGGTATAGTATTGATATGATGTTACCAGACTCTCAGTTCTCTTGGAAAACTTTTGGATCACATTTTTCTGCATTAATTGAAACTTGTCTTTCAGCTTGTATCACATTACTGGTACACGAACCATTAGGCTCACTTCAGTTGAGGTCCTGTACTGTGAATCATTTATCAGATTGGTAAAATCTATGTTTGATTTTCAAGTATTTACCGTtaacaaatttaattttcatggataggTATACGATTTTGCATAATCCAAATCCCAACTACGAAGAAGTGCTTCATTGCGCCCAAGAAGCAGTATATCCTTTGTATAATTTAACCTAAATATCATCCACAAATTGAAGCAATAAAATAAACTTATTTTCGTTTCGCATACAGGTACAGCATAGTTTTCGTCCATTATGGATTATCAGTCTTCATGCTATTCTTCATAAGACCTTGGACAAATAAAGCATTCCAAAATAGAGGTCACGTGGCATCTCGACCAATTTATGCCGCCCTCTATTTGTACCCTATCTTGGCCTTGATCCACGGAATTATGGCCGGTTTAATTTGTAAGTTCTAAACATAGTGTTTGCATTTTACACTGTGTTTAAGCTTTCTGTCTATCTAATTGCTGTTCTGTTCAAACTGATGGCAATTTATTGATTATATTCATCACTTATTTAGATTATGCCTTCCCGTCCATCATAATTCTACTGTCGCTCATGAGCCATGCATTTCATTTTGCATCGAGGACTGATCAGGTATGGGCATTTTGTTagt
This genomic window contains:
- the LOC116916986 gene encoding growth hormone-inducible transmembrane protein gives rise to the protein MLSTYVVRSGLTNFVGKTSLKQATVLFSKPNIYSSTSRQLNNQTRGSLTRRATRSRSLKEIAMAPAGEGAFSLGKGLVLGASGLGLGALCFYGLGFASEPGAIDRSVMWPEYVKDRIRTTYMYFGGSIMLTAASAMACFRSPLIMKAVMGNSWVVILGSIAAMIGTGMIVRSIPYQPGVGSKQAAWALHSAVIGAVVAPLCFLGGPLLLRAAVYTAGIVGGLSTVAVCAPSEKFLNMGGPLAIGFGAVFAASLGSMFLPPTTALGAGLYSVALYGGLVLFSAFLLYDTQKIVHAAEVHSPYSARPFDPVNASISIYMDTINIFVRIASILAGNNRKR
- the LOC116916987 gene encoding bestrophin-4 isoform X3; protein product: MRNSSNKSVFFKMSPMSNTEDGKTEISDSPVGGSFKSVLLRWRRSVYQLIWKHLLIYALTYILLSILYQFVLNEDGKKNFRVLAEHCSGYSRSINLMIMLGFFTSTTMQRLFTMQITIPGIAKSITMFILSLKPGLPEGPIIIEKYSRWQVLTWVLTFRLVCKPLRTIYPDLMSLQNAGLLTQEEREVMENPELTSNTTPHPLIVVDWILLLLKETFLKSRYFSEINHLKNVEIIMAFKKSCGNTIKFATQNISPALIQAVILAVYGFGCITLMARNFSKEDAPISDAVVAYIPLMPGLQFFVYFAWLCFGRAAVDPFGDDEDDINVKQLVQSHIEDSMRLRDLYSRQLTDVFPKLVRQSFSVSVYCFLH
- the LOC116916988 gene encoding JNK1/MAPK8-associated membrane protein isoform X2; this translates as MNRFRGTVQTITKCPGYYCGRYQIPGDNETSLWSSCGPCPRGSRVNSTWACSECTSSPTAYDWMYLCFMVVIGLLAQWYSIDMMLPDSQFSWKTFGSHFSALIETCLSACITLLVHEPLGSLQLRSCTVNHLSDWYTILHNPNPNYEEVLHCAQEAVYPLYSIVFVHYGLSVFMLFFIRPWTNKAFQNRGHVASRPIYAALYLYPILALIHGIMAGLIYYAFPSIIILLSLMSHAFHFASRTDQSWRALLYETVSCIHNLVVVIGHWVLHGFGLVALTLWLQPESLAVILTLVPLPTFLYIVLSRFTDPGKFHTD
- the LOC116916987 gene encoding bestrophin-4 isoform X2, producing the protein MRNSSNKSVFFKMSPMSNTEDGKTEISDSPVGGSFKSVLLRWRRSVYQLIWKHLLIYALTYILLSILYQFVLNEDGKKNFRVLAEHCSGYSRSINLMIMLGFFTSTTMQRLFTMQITIPGIAKSITMFILSLKPGLPEGPIIIEKYSRWQVLTWVLTFRLVCKPLRTIYPDLMSLQNAGEMKISFPVFFYSSETVKIVSFKLYFYFNKRGLLTQEEREVMENPELTSNTTPHPLIVVDWILLLLKETFLKSRYFSEINHLKNVEIIMAFKKSCGNTIKFATQNISPALIQAVILAVYGFGCITLMARNFSKEDAPISDAVVAYIPLMPGLQFFVYFAWLCFGRAAVDPFGDDEDDINVKQLVQSHIEDSMRLRDLYSRQLTDVFPKLEAPIEL
- the LOC116916987 gene encoding bestrophin-4 isoform X1 encodes the protein MRNSSNKSVFFKMSPMSNTEDGKTEISDSPVGGSFKSVLLRWRRSVYQLIWKHLLIYALTYILLSILYQFVLNEDGKKNFRVLAEHCSGYSRSINLMIMLGFFTSTTMQRLFTMQITIPGIAKSITMFILSLKPGLPEGPIIIEKYSRWQVLTWVLTFRLVCKPLRTIYPDLMSLQNAGEMKISFPVFFYSSETVKIVSFKLYFYFNKRGLLTQEEREVMENPELTSNTTPHPLIVVDWILLLLKETFLKSRYFSEINHLKNVEIIMAFKKSCGNTIKFATQNISPALIQAVILAVYGFGCITLMARNFSKEDAPISDAVVAYIPLMPGLQFFVYFAWLCFGRAAVDPFGDDEDDINVKQLVQSHIEDSMRLRDLYSRQLTDVFPKLVRQSFSVSVYCFLH
- the LOC116916988 gene encoding JNK1/MAPK8-associated membrane protein isoform X1, whose protein sequence is MKEMASFSTIIVLLFSFNIHVIQGYYYDKGTVQTITKCPGYYCGRYQIPGDNETSLWSSCGPCPRGSRVNSTWACSECTSSPTAYDWMYLCFMVVIGLLAQWYSIDMMLPDSQFSWKTFGSHFSALIETCLSACITLLVHEPLGSLQLRSCTVNHLSDWYTILHNPNPNYEEVLHCAQEAVYPLYSIVFVHYGLSVFMLFFIRPWTNKAFQNRGHVASRPIYAALYLYPILALIHGIMAGLIYYAFPSIIILLSLMSHAFHFASRTDQSWRALLYETVSCIHNLVVVIGHWVLHGFGLVALTLWLQPESLAVILTLVPLPTFLYIVLSRFTDPGKFHTD